From the genome of Triticum aestivum cultivar Chinese Spring chromosome 1A, IWGSC CS RefSeq v2.1, whole genome shotgun sequence:
TAATAGGCGAGACAACACACATCCAATACCTACGCATGATTTGTCAGGTCATGTAAATTCAATACGATCAACACCTTCTACTCGCATATATTCAGTGGATAAGATCTGACGTGAAGATAAAAGGCCCACAATACTGACTGGTGATGGAACTTCATCCACCACCCATAGCCCCAGCCACTACTGCCTCCCTCTGCATTCGCGCTACCACATGGCCACTTCTTCGTCTGCAGTGTTCATCTGCCCCTTTTCGGAGATAACCTGTGTTCCAACAGCCAGTGATGTTTTGGGGGGTAGAATTGACGCTGAAGACCATTTCTTGATGCGAACAAAACGCTTGGCATCTCGCCGGTAGCTTATCGCTGCAGCCTACGAAGAACAGAATGATGAACAGGTCATAAATTAAAGGGTTTCACAAGGTCAGGAGATTCAGAGAGTCATTAAGATCCTGCTACTACTACAATGTTATGTAGTTCCAAAGTCGAACCACAGGCCACAACTATCAAGCGAAGGAAGAGTCCTTATGCAGCCACCTTCCATGCAGATGCAAAGGGACAAAATACTGGACATAGCTTTCGGTGATAGTCTGAGATCTGAATAGAGATGAAGTTGCATCCGCTGGGTAGTACAGTTCTCATGTGGCTGAAAAGATGATCATGACTGACATGAGCTCCCGCTTCCAGCAAACCGGCAAAGTAAGCAGTGTGCGCCGCTATCACTTCCACGTGGCAGTGGCCGTGCGCCAGCGTGCGCGCACGAGACAGAGATCACAGAGAACGGAGCAGCAATATGTCAAACTAGAGAAGAAGTTATGGCAAAATCAGAATTTATATTCACATTAATTTTGTTGTCTCCGTCGTAGCGTGAACTTCAGACACAAACCCGTAGTGCCAAAATTTTGTTCCTAGAAATTATATACAGAGTCTAAAGCACCTCCCAAATCCCAATCTGCCTATGATGTGACAAAACTATAACTTGCACGGGAAACGCCATTGTGTTGGTTCACTCGCACTCGGGAATGGCGGTCAGATCGGGTGCGAAGCGCGATTGCATCCTCCCGGCACTCTTCGCACGCGCCACCGGCCGCCGCTTCGTCGCCAGCGCCGGCACGGTCTTGTAGGCGACGGTCTCGTTCACCTCCTGGGGAGGAGCGAAAACGAGCGGCGCCACGGAGCCAGCGCGCCTCCGTCGACCAGCGGTGGCAGAGGATGCTGCGGTGTTGGCCTTAATAATGAGCGCCGCGGACGCCCTGACGGCGAGAGCGGCGAGGTCCTCGGGCCGCAGGCCGTTCCGTAGAGCCTCAGCGGGGAGAACGAAGTATATCTGCCCCGGGCGGagctcctcggcctcggccacggCGGCCACGGGGCCATCGAACCCCATCTCGTCGGCGTCGCACAGGAACCAACCGGCGTCCCCAGCCACCGAGTCGTCGAGCACCTGGCCCGCTGTGGCCAGGCGCGGGTACTCCCGCAGCTCCCCCGTTGGAAGCAGCACCTGGCCAGCCGTCCAGGCAAGCTGCCCCTTTGCCCGAACCGCCGCCGGCGCGCTGCCGCTGGACATGCAGAGCCCCATTGTCACTCTTGGCGTCTGAGGTTAGGTTGGAGTTGTGTCTGAGGTGATCTTTGTGGTGTTGTTGTGTGAGCTTTGGGTTGGGAGACGGCGATGGCGATGGAGGAGGAGGCTTGGAGGGCCAGATATATAAGGGCAAGGGCTGCGTATATGCGTGGACTCGATCGGATATTTGCTTCGTTTTCCCCAAACCGTTTGGGAGTGGAAGCTGCGTGTACGTGGTGGAGTATTGTATTTCGGTTTTGGTATGGTGCGTATCCATCTATCCACCATTCTTTGATCTTTTGTAACCATATATACATACGTTATGGTGTAGTTTGCCGATTGAGGATCTGATCGCTCTATTTTTTTTAATCCTTTTTTCATCTACATATAACTTTGGTCTTATCCGACTTTGCTATTTTGTGGAGTGTTTTTAtgtgtgtgcatcctaactatgagAGGCCgatgtgctcattgtgtttgtatctatttgatgcttcattttgagctaATAAAATTCACCTGTAGTAAAAATATATATACATCATGTAACCACAGCAGTTATCATAATCTGAAATGAATAGCTAGATAGATTGCTAAACTTACACTAGTCTTGTGCTCCAACTTGTGCAAAATAAGCCACCGCGTCCTGGCACAGATTATGTGTTCTTACTCAAAATTCAGTAGGAAAGAAAACAATAAAACTAGTGCATACATGTGGGAGAGTGATTTTCTATTATGCATGTTATTCCGTTCATGCATGCATCACGGCATTACTTTGAGGTTTGTgctacattttttatttttttggcaaATTTTACCGTGTTTCAAAGTACTAGATAATGTTTCATTGGGTTATTTCTTGTTTCAATCTGCATTGTCATGTTTCATGTGTACCAGCAAGTCCACGCTAAAACAAATGCACCCATAGTTATTGGTGCACAAAGAATCGTTATGATACACTACGAAAAAGCCAAAACCCAATGAAAAATCATGTAACACTAGAAAACAAAACAAACTTTGCCACAAACCAAAAACATGCACAAATCTTAAAGTACCTACAGAAGATGGATACACACATGAGTGAATAAAATTTCTGTTGAGTAAATTAGCAATTTCTTGATTAATTTAATTCAAAGATAAATCATGAGCATGATATTGACAATATTAACGATATACTAATATTTGATCACGTAAGCGACAGGGCAAAAGTGCAGTCTTATCTGCTACAACGTCCAA
Proteins encoded in this window:
- the LOC123183115 gene encoding uncharacterized protein; protein product: MGLCMSSGSAPAAVRAKGQLAWTAGQVLLPTGELREYPRLATAGQVLDDSVAGDAGWFLCDADEMGFDGPVAAVAEAEELRPGQIYFVLPAEALRNGLRPEDLAALAVRASAALIIKANTAASSATAGRRRRAGSVAPLVFAPPQEVNETVAYKTVPALATKRRPVARAKSAGRMQSRFAPDLTAIPECE